One Sediminibacillus dalangtanensis genomic region harbors:
- the buk gene encoding butyrate kinase, with translation MVLQVHRVLVINPGSTSTKIGVFDNDQCLFEKTIRHSAEEIGQFQRVIDQYAFRKAVILEQLHQEGINISKLDAVCGRGGLLRPIEGGTYLVNEEMLQDLRMGYNGEHASNLGGILAYEIASGLNIHAFIVDPVVVDELAEIARYSGVPDIPRKSIFHALNQKAVARRAALELNQPYRQLRLIVAHMGGGITVGAHDCGRVVDVNNGLHGDGPFSPERAGTVPAGDLISMCFSGQFYRDEVMEKIVGKGGLVGYLQTNDAQEVERRIESGDEQALAVYQAMAYQVTKEIGSMAVVLNGKVDGIVLTGGLAYGKTFVEMIAERVNWIADVLVYPGENELQALAEGTIRVLAGEEEPKEYPNPV, from the coding sequence ATGGTGTTACAAGTTCATCGAGTGTTAGTTATTAATCCTGGTTCGACTTCTACTAAAATCGGGGTTTTCGATAATGATCAATGTTTGTTTGAGAAAACAATTAGGCATTCCGCTGAGGAGATTGGGCAATTTCAGCGGGTTATCGATCAATACGCTTTTCGAAAAGCGGTCATTTTAGAACAGCTTCACCAGGAGGGAATCAATATTTCCAAGTTGGACGCCGTTTGTGGGCGGGGTGGATTGCTACGTCCCATTGAAGGCGGAACCTATTTGGTCAACGAGGAGATGCTGCAGGATTTACGCATGGGGTATAATGGGGAGCATGCTTCCAACCTTGGAGGAATTTTGGCATACGAAATAGCATCGGGTTTGAACATCCATGCTTTTATCGTCGACCCTGTGGTAGTGGACGAATTGGCGGAAATCGCCAGGTACTCAGGTGTTCCGGATATTCCCAGAAAAAGCATTTTTCATGCGCTCAATCAGAAAGCTGTTGCCAGGCGGGCTGCCCTTGAACTGAATCAACCTTACCGACAATTACGCTTGATCGTCGCACACATGGGCGGTGGTATAACCGTTGGTGCCCATGATTGCGGCCGTGTCGTTGATGTCAACAATGGCTTGCATGGGGATGGACCGTTTTCCCCAGAAAGAGCGGGTACGGTCCCTGCAGGCGATTTGATCTCGATGTGTTTTTCCGGACAGTTTTACCGGGATGAGGTTATGGAGAAAATTGTAGGTAAAGGCGGCTTAGTCGGTTATTTGCAAACCAATGACGCTCAGGAAGTAGAGCGAAGGATTGAGAGTGGTGACGAGCAGGCCCTTGCCGTTTATCAGGCAATGGCTTATCAAGTGACCAAAGAGATTGGTTCTATGGCAGTCGTGTTAAACGGCAAGGTTGATGGCATTGTACTCACCGGTGGCCTGGCTTATGGGAAAACATTTGTCGAGATGATTGCCGAACGGGTTAATTGGATTGCCGATGTCCTGGTGTATCCCGGAGAAAATGAACTGCAAGCACTTGCAGAAGGGACAATACGTGTGCTGGCTGGAGAAGAAGAACCGAAAGAATATCCCAATCCTGTATAA
- the bcd gene encoding branched-chain amino acid dehydrogenase yields MEIFKYMESYDYEQLLFCQDEQSGLKAIVAIHDTTLGPALGGTRMWTYDSEEAAITDALRLAKGMTYKNAAAGLNLGGGKTVIIGDPKKDKNEAMFRAFGRFIQGLNGRYITAEDVGTTVNDMDLIHEETDFVTGISPEFGSSGNPSPVTAYGVYKGIKAAAKQAFGTDSLEGKTVAVQGVGNVAFNLCGHLHEEGAQLIVTDINKESVNRAVEAYGAKAVDPEDIYQVDCDIYAPCALGATINDETIPQLKAKVVAGAANNQLQDTKHGDILHEKGIVYAPDYVINAGGVINVADELIGYNQDRAMKRVETIYSNLERVFEISKRDNIPTYAAADRMAEERIEMLKQSRSQFLANGHHIISRR; encoded by the coding sequence ATGGAAATATTCAAGTACATGGAAAGTTACGATTATGAACAACTATTATTCTGTCAAGATGAACAATCGGGTTTGAAAGCGATCGTTGCAATTCACGATACGACATTAGGACCTGCTTTGGGCGGGACGAGAATGTGGACTTATGATTCAGAAGAAGCAGCCATTACGGATGCATTGCGCTTAGCTAAAGGAATGACATATAAAAATGCTGCAGCGGGCCTCAATCTTGGCGGCGGTAAAACAGTGATTATCGGTGACCCTAAAAAGGATAAGAACGAAGCAATGTTCCGTGCATTCGGAAGGTTCATCCAGGGACTGAACGGCAGATATATCACGGCAGAGGATGTAGGAACCACTGTCAATGATATGGATTTAATCCATGAGGAAACGGACTTCGTTACCGGAATTTCTCCTGAGTTTGGATCTTCCGGAAATCCATCGCCAGTAACAGCATATGGAGTATATAAAGGAATCAAGGCTGCCGCAAAACAAGCTTTTGGAACGGACTCACTAGAAGGTAAAACCGTAGCTGTACAGGGTGTCGGGAATGTTGCTTTTAATTTGTGTGGCCATTTGCATGAGGAAGGAGCCCAACTGATTGTTACGGATATTAATAAAGAATCTGTCAATCGTGCAGTTGAGGCTTATGGCGCCAAAGCGGTGGATCCGGAGGATATTTACCAGGTGGATTGCGATATATATGCTCCGTGTGCATTAGGAGCGACTATAAATGATGAAACAATTCCGCAGCTAAAAGCAAAGGTTGTTGCCGGTGCAGCCAACAACCAGCTTCAAGATACAAAACATGGGGATATTCTCCATGAAAAAGGAATCGTTTATGCTCCTGATTATGTCATCAACGCTGGTGGAGTCATCAATGTTGCAGATGAATTGATTGGGTATAACCAGGATAGGGCCATGAAGCGGGTGGAAACCATTTACAGCAATTTGGAACGTGTGTTTGAAATTTCCAAACGGGATAACATTCCAACTTATGCCGCAGCTGATCGGATGGCGGAAGAAAGGATCGAAATGCTCAAACAATCCAGGAGCCAGTTCTTGGCAAATGGCCACCACATTATAAGTAGACGATAA
- the yqiS gene encoding phosphate butyryltransferase: protein MKQLQDLLQTIPERKMPTVAVVQAADKEVLTAVMAGLDRQLCQFILYGDGSFIRNFFEEAGVDIQNGLRIVEATTSELAAKQAVKDVSHGDADVVMKGNIDTSILLKAVLNKQDGLRTDSVLSHVALFEVPGREDCILLTDAAMNIAPDLEIKTSIVRNAVHVAKSIGIDIPKVAALAAVEKVNAAMPATVDAARLSDMQKNGEIAGCLIDGPLAFDAAVSLEAAAQKNIESDIAGCADILLVPSIETGNALYKSFVYFAGANVAAVIAGARAPIVLTSRSDTAENKLYSLALALRTLQ, encoded by the coding sequence ATGAAACAATTACAAGATCTTCTTCAAACAATACCTGAAAGAAAAATGCCAACGGTTGCGGTAGTCCAGGCTGCAGACAAGGAAGTATTGACAGCTGTCATGGCCGGATTGGATAGACAACTTTGTCAATTTATTCTTTATGGCGACGGCAGCTTCATCCGTAACTTTTTTGAAGAGGCAGGAGTCGACATCCAAAACGGGCTGCGAATTGTGGAGGCAACCACATCCGAATTGGCTGCCAAGCAGGCGGTTAAGGATGTAAGCCACGGCGATGCGGATGTGGTCATGAAAGGTAATATCGACACAAGTATACTACTAAAGGCAGTACTGAATAAACAGGATGGGCTTAGGACCGACAGTGTCCTGTCCCACGTTGCTCTTTTTGAAGTTCCTGGCCGGGAAGACTGTATTCTGCTAACAGATGCAGCCATGAATATTGCGCCAGACTTAGAAATCAAAACCAGTATAGTTAGGAATGCCGTCCATGTTGCTAAAAGCATCGGTATCGATATACCTAAAGTGGCAGCGTTGGCCGCAGTGGAAAAGGTCAACGCTGCCATGCCGGCAACTGTCGATGCAGCCAGACTTTCCGACATGCAGAAGAATGGAGAGATTGCAGGCTGTCTGATAGATGGACCACTTGCCTTTGATGCGGCTGTTTCATTGGAAGCAGCGGCACAAAAAAATATCGAATCAGATATCGCAGGATGTGCGGATATTTTGCTGGTGCCTAGTATTGAAACGGGAAATGCATTATACAAATCATTTGTTTATTTTGCCGGAGCCAATGTGGCTGCTGTTATTGCAGGGGCTAGAGCGCCGATTGTACTTACTTCTCGTTCCGATACGGCTGAAAACAAGTTATATTCACTGGCATTGGCTTTACGCACGTTACAATAA
- a CDS encoding sigma 54-interacting transcriptional regulator, whose amino-acid sequence MKRVLIIGGGKGGTALLKLLIATNRMKIVALVDTDKHAPGLKAAEANHIPTGRRWQDWIDRDIDIVIEATGSEEVLQEVIKARARKTVVIPGSVAYITAELLEEKETLLSQLKNEAHTQELIMNNIHEGMIVIDDSESVVFVNKRAEQIVDVPRKEFLHKPIREVIDQTRLPKVLRSRKKEVNQKLILENGKKVITTRIPIIDANNRLKGAFAVFRDITEVVELAEQVTGLKEVKKMLEAIFHSSDEAISVVDEEGLGIMVNPAYTRITGLAEKDIIGKPASADITEGESMHMKVLQTRRPVRGVRMKVGPAKKEVLVNVAPIIVDGKLKGSVGVLHDVSEITSLSSELRRARQIIRNLEAKYTFDDIIGSSNEMKLSLEQARVGAKTPATVLLRGESGTGKELFAHAIHNESNRRNNKFIRVNCAAMEEKTLEGELFGYAEGVLPHSKQGAKSGYFEDANNGSIFLDEIGEMSLSLQAKLLRVLQESEIFRVGGTKPIRVDVRIITATNVNLEKAIMNGDFREDLYYRLNRLPIFIPALRERIEDIDELSSHLIDKINQDYGRNVRELDNEALTYLKTYNWPGNIRELENVIGRAMIKMQVGEEVITLDHLPELPTEQDIKPDITSFQGQPLQEAVETFEKQVIAAAFKEQQFNKTKTAEALGISVRNLYYKMEKYNIEKNSMQDFS is encoded by the coding sequence ATGAAGCGAGTGCTAATCATTGGCGGAGGAAAAGGTGGTACAGCTTTACTTAAATTGCTGATTGCAACCAATCGTATGAAGATTGTTGCATTGGTGGATACGGATAAGCATGCACCAGGGTTGAAGGCTGCCGAAGCAAATCATATACCTACTGGACGGCGGTGGCAGGACTGGATAGACCGGGACATTGACATTGTCATAGAAGCTACCGGGTCGGAAGAAGTGCTCCAAGAGGTGATCAAGGCGCGTGCTCGTAAAACAGTAGTAATTCCTGGATCGGTAGCATACATAACGGCGGAACTGTTGGAAGAAAAAGAAACATTGCTGTCCCAGTTGAAAAATGAAGCACATACGCAAGAATTGATCATGAACAATATCCACGAGGGTATGATTGTTATCGATGATTCGGAGTCGGTGGTTTTTGTGAATAAACGTGCCGAGCAAATCGTCGATGTACCTAGAAAAGAATTTCTTCATAAACCAATCAGGGAAGTGATTGATCAAACAAGACTTCCCAAAGTTTTACGCTCAAGAAAAAAAGAAGTGAATCAGAAGCTGATATTGGAAAATGGAAAAAAAGTGATCACAACGAGAATACCGATTATCGATGCAAACAACCGGTTAAAAGGGGCTTTTGCTGTTTTTCGGGATATCACAGAAGTGGTGGAGCTCGCTGAGCAAGTGACCGGATTAAAAGAAGTAAAGAAAATGCTCGAAGCCATTTTTCATTCTTCCGATGAAGCAATCAGCGTCGTCGATGAAGAAGGCCTCGGTATTATGGTCAACCCTGCCTACACCAGGATTACCGGACTTGCAGAAAAGGATATTATTGGAAAACCTGCTTCCGCGGATATCACAGAAGGGGAAAGCATGCACATGAAGGTTCTCCAGACAAGAAGGCCGGTCAGAGGGGTCCGCATGAAAGTGGGTCCAGCAAAAAAAGAAGTCCTGGTAAATGTGGCACCAATTATCGTTGATGGCAAGCTGAAGGGCAGCGTGGGAGTGCTGCATGATGTATCAGAAATCACTTCTTTATCGAGTGAACTCCGCAGAGCAAGACAAATTATTCGAAATTTGGAAGCAAAATATACGTTTGATGATATTATCGGTTCCTCCAATGAAATGAAGCTTTCGCTCGAACAGGCCCGTGTGGGAGCAAAAACACCTGCTACCGTTCTGTTGAGAGGCGAATCCGGTACCGGCAAAGAATTGTTTGCCCATGCTATCCATAACGAAAGCAACCGCAGAAACAATAAATTCATCAGGGTTAACTGTGCAGCGATGGAAGAGAAAACGCTCGAAGGTGAGCTGTTCGGTTATGCCGAAGGGGTCCTGCCTCACTCAAAGCAAGGTGCGAAAAGCGGTTACTTTGAAGACGCCAATAACGGAAGCATTTTTTTAGATGAAATCGGTGAAATGAGCCTGTCATTGCAGGCAAAACTGCTTCGCGTACTGCAGGAGAGTGAAATTTTCCGGGTTGGTGGAACTAAACCCATCCGCGTAGATGTCCGGATTATTACGGCAACAAACGTCAATTTAGAGAAGGCTATCATGAATGGGGATTTTCGGGAGGACTTATACTACCGATTAAACCGGCTGCCGATTTTCATCCCGGCGTTACGGGAGCGAATCGAGGATATCGACGAGCTCTCAAGTCATTTGATCGACAAGATCAATCAAGATTATGGGAGAAATGTACGAGAACTCGATAATGAAGCTTTAACGTATTTAAAAACGTACAATTGGCCGGGTAACATCCGGGAATTGGAGAATGTGATTGGAAGAGCCATGATAAAAATGCAGGTGGGAGAAGAGGTCATTACCTTGGATCATCTACCGGAGCTTCCGACAGAACAGGACATCAAACCCGATATAACCAGTTTTCAAGGACAGCCGCTTCAGGAAGCTGTGGAAACCTTTGAAAAGCAGGTTATTGCAGCGGCTTTTAAAGAGCAGCAATTTAATAAAACAAAGACAGCCGAAGCACTCGGTATTTCGGTCAGGAACTTATATTACAAGATGGAAAAATACAATATAGAAAAAAATAGCATGCAAGATTTTTCATAG
- a CDS encoding DUF2627 family protein produces the protein MRFIALLILIIPGIAATFGIKLMRDAFFGDFYPLFFHVGIQFAAGLILLLAGLAFIGGFILFRDRKRNLTKDK, from the coding sequence ATGAGGTTTATTGCACTACTAATATTAATCATACCTGGAATAGCGGCCACTTTTGGAATTAAATTGATGAGAGATGCATTTTTTGGAGATTTCTATCCTTTGTTTTTTCACGTGGGGATCCAGTTTGCTGCAGGTTTGATTCTTTTATTGGCCGGACTCGCCTTTATAGGTGGTTTTATTTTGTTCCGAGACAGAAAAAGAAATTTGACAAAGGATAAATAG
- a CDS encoding DUF294 nucleotidyltransferase-like domain-containing protein: MEAYLYMFQSHYPFSLLSDEEFEFLTKHAKIKDYNPHQFIIHEDQNEDDIDIHFMISGLGNSIMHRSNGKQLSIRYYYPGDLVGMMVVMSSGEMKFSVQAMETTQTLCFPKSAFMALMSSNQQFSNVVLEGISSTMKSLYQEIKYKSADSDEESETELYTKRVDGYMESPVFIHSSATIAEAAKVLQDKELEGVIVSDNHKQMLGMIGYSEILTAFFQNNQDNDVEKYMKTDVYAVMSSNFIYEALSYLKHHPTSIIPVFYKENVVGFLRQSSFFNIQDSIYFDLTYRISNSVNVEELRKLSPFYNQAFQTFIRQLIDQGTFGYEICELISSMNDRIHKQVIHLAEEEMKNEGYGTPAINYCFIVMGSEGRKEQGFSTDQDNGLILSDYHNMKNAEEIERYFRLFSQKVNFMLEQCGFPLCTGGIMSKESKWRHSIGEWSDNLEEWIKSMDAQEIRDFTIFMDFRPVFGDYSLAYQLREQLTEKVKKKLHVHQLLMKDTLRFRVPFQPFGRIIGVGKQRNLNLKKSAIMQIVNAVRIYSIRYGIDSVGTIDRLNRLTEEERFHPRDAENAKMALHRLLTFRLEQNLAQMEDNKALTNDISLHQLNKEEKRKLREALAIAKRLQQVLELSYNRNRVV; encoded by the coding sequence ATGGAAGCATATCTGTACATGTTTCAGTCCCACTACCCGTTCAGCTTGTTGTCTGACGAGGAGTTCGAATTCTTGACAAAGCATGCAAAAATCAAGGACTACAACCCGCATCAATTCATCATCCATGAAGACCAAAACGAAGACGATATTGACATCCACTTTATGATTTCTGGACTGGGGAACAGCATCATGCATCGTTCGAACGGTAAACAGCTGTCCATCCGTTATTATTATCCAGGAGATCTGGTGGGGATGATGGTGGTGATGTCCAGCGGTGAAATGAAGTTTTCTGTACAGGCGATGGAAACGACTCAGACCCTTTGTTTTCCTAAATCTGCCTTCATGGCACTGATGTCTTCAAACCAGCAATTTTCCAATGTCGTATTAGAAGGCATCAGCAGTACCATGAAAAGTTTATATCAGGAGATTAAATATAAGAGCGCCGACTCTGATGAAGAATCAGAAACCGAATTGTATACCAAAAGAGTCGATGGATATATGGAATCGCCTGTTTTCATTCATTCATCTGCAACGATTGCTGAAGCAGCGAAGGTTTTGCAGGATAAGGAACTGGAGGGCGTTATTGTCAGCGATAATCACAAACAAATGCTCGGCATGATCGGCTACTCGGAAATTTTGACTGCATTTTTCCAAAACAATCAGGACAACGATGTAGAAAAATACATGAAAACAGATGTATATGCGGTGATGTCGAGTAATTTTATTTATGAAGCGCTATCCTACTTAAAGCATCATCCGACTTCCATCATTCCTGTTTTTTATAAAGAGAATGTCGTTGGTTTTCTGCGTCAATCCTCCTTTTTCAATATACAGGACTCGATTTATTTTGATTTGACTTACCGCATATCCAACTCCGTAAACGTAGAAGAATTGAGAAAATTATCTCCGTTTTATAACCAAGCATTTCAAACCTTCATCCGACAGTTGATCGATCAGGGCACCTTCGGTTACGAAATTTGCGAGTTAATATCTAGTATGAATGACCGAATTCACAAACAGGTGATCCATCTCGCGGAAGAAGAAATGAAAAACGAAGGCTATGGCACTCCTGCTATTAATTATTGTTTCATTGTGATGGGATCGGAAGGACGAAAAGAGCAAGGATTCAGCACCGACCAGGACAACGGTCTTATTCTATCCGATTATCACAATATGAAGAATGCAGAAGAAATAGAGCGATATTTCCGTCTGTTCAGTCAAAAGGTGAATTTTATGCTGGAACAGTGTGGTTTTCCATTGTGTACTGGCGGCATTATGTCAAAAGAATCAAAGTGGAGACACTCAATCGGGGAATGGTCCGATAACCTCGAGGAATGGATCAAATCCATGGATGCCCAGGAAATCCGGGACTTTACCATTTTCATGGATTTTCGGCCGGTTTTCGGCGACTATTCTCTCGCATATCAGCTTCGCGAACAATTAACAGAAAAGGTGAAGAAGAAGCTGCACGTCCATCAACTTCTGATGAAGGATACGTTGAGGTTCCGTGTACCTTTTCAGCCTTTTGGCAGAATCATCGGTGTAGGAAAACAGCGGAATCTTAACTTGAAAAAATCGGCTATCATGCAAATCGTCAATGCTGTCAGAATTTACTCCATCCGTTATGGAATAGACAGTGTCGGAACCATCGACCGTTTGAACCGACTGACAGAAGAAGAACGGTTTCATCCACGGGATGCAGAAAATGCAAAAATGGCTTTGCATCGATTACTGACCTTCCGACTGGAACAAAACCTCGCGCAAATGGAAGACAATAAAGCGCTGACCAACGATATCAGCCTGCATCAACTAAATAAAGAAGAAAAACGGAAACTCCGTGAAGCCTTAGCAATCGCCAAAAGGCTACAGCAAGTATTGGAACTGAGTTATAACAGGAACAGGGTGGTATAG
- a CDS encoding 3'-5' exonuclease — protein MLPIDLQILKYFLFEKPMFQQKIKPYFNWESYQSLAENLENREEDPAMETTDFTKATFTVFDLETTGLIPEIGHEIISIGAIQLTGNKFCRTEKFHQIIKPVRPVSKRIKNLTGIDKQELVNASPFIDAFSNFLQYSRGTILVAHPAKFDIRFLQTMIKRWKLPAYQPYVLDSQLMAKWLLPKVNHQLDPLIRYLGIERLERHHALNDAIMTAELFEYLLEEAMKLGISTYQELGPILEQLQNK, from the coding sequence TTGTTACCAATTGACTTACAAATATTAAAATATTTTCTATTCGAAAAACCAATGTTCCAACAAAAAATCAAGCCTTACTTCAACTGGGAATCTTATCAAAGCCTGGCAGAAAACCTGGAAAACAGGGAAGAAGACCCAGCCATGGAAACAACCGATTTCACAAAAGCAACTTTTACTGTATTTGATTTGGAAACAACAGGATTAATTCCGGAAATCGGTCATGAGATTATTTCTATTGGCGCCATTCAACTTACTGGAAATAAGTTTTGCAGGACAGAAAAGTTTCATCAAATTATCAAACCTGTCCGGCCAGTGTCGAAGAGGATAAAAAATTTAACTGGCATCGATAAACAGGAATTGGTGAATGCCAGCCCATTCATCGATGCATTCAGTAACTTCTTGCAATATAGCAGGGGCACCATCCTTGTTGCCCATCCGGCAAAATTTGATATTCGGTTTTTACAAACCATGATTAAACGATGGAAACTACCAGCATATCAGCCATATGTACTCGATTCCCAGTTAATGGCTAAGTGGCTGCTGCCCAAGGTAAACCACCAGTTGGATCCATTGATCCGTTACTTAGGAATCGAAAGGTTGGAGCGGCACCATGCATTGAACGATGCTATCATGACAGCGGAACTTTTTGAGTATTTGCTTGAAGAAGCAATGAAGCTGGGTATTTCAACATATCAGGAACTTGGTCCAATTCTCGAGCAGTTACAAAACAAATAA
- a CDS encoding aspartate kinase: MKVAKFGGSSVASAKMLEKVAGIIQADSDRRVIVVSAPGKRYSDDTKVTDLLINLCTAYVNGESYEKEIDLVIERFKDITEELNLPEEILQEIRKDIQSVIHSDYENELKKDAFKAVGEDSLAKLLSVYLQSLGMDASYLNPKEAGIIVSDEPGSAQILDESFDHLYKLHDRKDIVVIPGFFGFTKEGKLMTFPRGGSDITGSIVAAGVKADLYENFTDVDSVYCVNPTIVDNPREITSLTYKEMRELSYAGFSVFHDEALIPAFKASIPVCIKNTHNPDGLGTMIVSEKHMTPNPVVGIASDKGFLSLYVSKYLMNRELGFGRRLLNILEDENISFEHTPSGIDDMSVIMRESQFPKEKEERVIRRIKEELDADMVSIDRGLALVMIVGEGMHSTVGLAQKATEAFAEANVNLEMINQGSSEVAMMFGIKESGLEASVRALYKAFFKDQ, from the coding sequence ATGAAAGTAGCTAAGTTTGGCGGAAGCTCTGTGGCAAGCGCGAAAATGCTTGAAAAGGTGGCCGGGATTATACAAGCCGATTCCGATCGACGGGTTATCGTCGTTTCAGCACCGGGAAAACGGTACAGTGATGATACAAAAGTCACTGACTTGTTGATTAACTTGTGCACCGCTTATGTAAACGGGGAAAGTTATGAAAAAGAAATCGACCTTGTCATCGAAAGATTTAAGGATATTACTGAAGAACTGAACCTTCCTGAGGAGATCTTGCAGGAAATTCGGAAGGATATTCAGTCGGTGATCCATTCCGACTATGAGAACGAGTTGAAAAAGGATGCTTTCAAAGCGGTTGGAGAGGATTCCCTTGCAAAACTGCTAAGTGTCTACTTGCAATCGCTTGGCATGGATGCTTCTTACTTAAACCCCAAAGAAGCGGGGATTATCGTCAGCGATGAACCGGGAAGTGCGCAAATTTTGGATGAAAGCTTCGATCATCTGTACAAGCTCCATGACCGTAAAGACATCGTGGTAATTCCAGGATTTTTCGGATTTACAAAAGAAGGCAAACTGATGACATTCCCTAGAGGTGGGTCTGATATAACTGGTTCGATTGTCGCAGCAGGGGTGAAGGCCGACTTGTATGAAAACTTTACGGATGTTGACTCAGTTTATTGTGTGAACCCTACTATCGTAGACAATCCACGGGAAATCACTTCATTGACATACAAAGAGATGCGTGAACTTTCCTATGCAGGTTTTTCTGTTTTCCATGATGAAGCATTGATACCTGCTTTCAAAGCAAGCATCCCAGTATGCATTAAAAACACACATAACCCGGATGGACTGGGAACGATGATTGTGTCGGAAAAGCATATGACCCCTAACCCGGTAGTCGGGATTGCCAGCGATAAAGGATTTCTAAGCCTTTATGTCAGCAAGTACTTAATGAACAGAGAACTAGGTTTCGGTCGAAGATTGTTAAATATCCTGGAAGATGAGAACATTTCTTTTGAACATACACCTTCAGGTATCGACGACATGTCAGTAATCATGAGGGAATCACAATTTCCTAAGGAAAAAGAAGAGCGTGTTATCCGCAGGATTAAAGAAGAATTGGATGCCGACATGGTATCGATCGATCGTGGTCTGGCTTTAGTAATGATTGTCGGGGAAGGAATGCATAGTACGGTCGGACTGGCCCAGAAAGCAACCGAAGCATTTGCTGAGGCCAATGTGAATTTGGAAATGATCAACCAAGGGTCTTCTGAGGTGGCAATGATGTTTGGAATTAAAGAATCTGGACTGGAAGCATCTGTCCGGGCGCTTTACAAAGCTTTTTTTAAAGATCAGTAA
- the spo0A gene encoding sporulation transcription factor Spo0A, whose product MEKIKVCLVDDNRELINLMEEYFDDKEDIEVIGTAYNGKDCLQMLEELDPDVLVLDIIMPHIDGLAVLGKIKELEKEKYPNVIMLTAFGQEEVTKKAVDLGASYFILKPFDLDSLADQIRQVHGIAPSFDNVSTSKQKGKRDDRKKDLETSITHIIHEIGVPAHIKGYMYLREAITMVYKDIELLGSITKVLYPDIAKKYNTTASRVERAIRHAIEVAWSRGNMESISSLFGYTVSISKAKPTNSEFIAMVADRLRLEHRAS is encoded by the coding sequence GTGGAGAAAATTAAAGTTTGTTTAGTCGACGACAACCGGGAGCTAATTAATTTAATGGAGGAGTATTTCGATGACAAAGAAGATATTGAAGTCATCGGTACTGCCTATAATGGGAAAGACTGCCTGCAGATGCTGGAAGAGCTTGATCCAGACGTGTTAGTGCTGGATATCATTATGCCACACATCGATGGTCTGGCAGTATTGGGGAAAATAAAAGAACTGGAAAAGGAAAAATACCCAAACGTCATTATGCTGACTGCTTTCGGACAGGAAGAAGTAACCAAAAAAGCAGTAGATCTAGGTGCCTCATACTTTATTCTTAAACCATTTGACTTGGACAGTTTAGCGGATCAAATCAGACAAGTCCATGGTATTGCTCCTTCTTTCGATAATGTCAGCACAAGCAAACAAAAAGGAAAACGAGATGACCGGAAAAAAGATTTGGAAACAAGCATTACCCACATCATCCACGAAATAGGTGTCCCTGCACATATCAAGGGATATATGTATTTGCGGGAAGCGATCACCATGGTTTACAAGGATATCGAGTTACTAGGATCCATCACAAAGGTACTGTACCCGGACATCGCCAAAAAGTACAATACGACAGCTTCACGGGTAGAACGGGCTATCCGCCATGCCATCGAAGTTGCCTGGAGCAGAGGAAACATGGAGTCTATTTCTTCCCTTTTCGGATACACGGTAAGCATTTCCAAAGCCAAACCGACCAATTCTGAATTCATTGCGATGGTGGCCGACAGGCTGCGGCTGGAACACCGGGCAAGTTAA